A segment of the Sulfitobacter sp. D7 genome:
CCCTGTCGCCCGATCTGCCTGCCGTTTTGGGCATGGATTTCGCCGGGATTATCGAAGAACTGGGCGAAGGCGTCACCGGTTTCGCTGTTGGTGACGAAGTCTATGGCTGCGCCGGTGGGTTGGCTGATCTGCAAGGGGCCTTGGCCGAATTCATGCGCGCCGACGCGCGGCTGATCGCCCATAAACCCAAATCGCTGCCGATGCGCGAGGCGGCTGCCCTGCCACTGGTGGGCATCACCGCTTGGGAAGGGCTTCACCGGGCGGGCGTCGGGGCCGGGCAGAAGGTGCTCGTCCAAGGCGGCGCAGGCGGCGTGGGTCATCTGGCGATCCAACTGGCCCGGCATCTGGGGGCCGAGGTTTCTTCGACCGGTACCGGGGATGACCAGCTTGCGGTGATCGAAGGTTATGGCGCGCGGGCCATCGACTTTAAGACCCAGAAAATCGAAGATTATGTGGCCGGGCAAACCGCGGGTCGCGGGTTCGATGCAGTGTTTGACACCGTCGGCGGGGATAATCTGACCAACTCTTTCGCTGCCACTGCGCTGAACGGCCATGTGGTGACAACCGTGGCCCTTTCGGAAATCGACCTGACCCCGGCGCACTTCAGCGGCTTGTCCCTGCACGTGGTCTTCATGCTCTTGCCGATGCTGCACGACGTGAACCGCGCGGTACATGGGCAGATCCTTGGCAACCTCGCCACGTTGGTGGATGAGGGCGCGGTGAAACCCTTGCTGGACGAAAAGACCTTTGATCTGGGCCAAGTTGGCGAGGCCTATGCGCGGCTGCAAAGCGGGCAGGCCCTCGGCAAGGTGGTGATTGAGGTCTGACCCGGCCCGAAATCCTCCCGCCCCGCCGCGTATCTTTTGCGGCGGGGTAGGGACTGTTTGCTGCCCTAACTTTCCCTCTGAAGAGGGAGGGTGGGCGGCGAGCGCTAAGGAAATCGTTTTTGACCTAACGGTAGCCTGCCTCTTTCTTCCTCATCTCGCGCTTGGCGGTAAATTCGGTCTTGCCTCTGCATGTCAGAGTACAGTTAATTGGCCGGGCAAGCTGAATACAGCAGCGGCGCGCGGCACCCTGTGCCGACGCCCGTTAAGAGCAACCAAGGGAGAGAGACATGAAATTCACCGCAATCCTCGCTGCAAGCACCATTCTGGCAGGCGCTGCCGCCGCTCAGGACGTTGATAAATCCGACTGGCCCAGCAGCTTTACCGTCGGCACAGCCAGCCAAGGCGGCACCTACTTCGCCTATGGCTCCGGCTGGGCGAACCTCGTGGCCAAAGAACTGGGCCTGACAGGCGGCGGCGAAGTCACCGGCGGCCCGATGCAGAACATGGCGCTGGTCCACACCGGCGAGGCGGCCTTCGGCATGACCACGATGGGTCCGGCGGCGGAATCGCTGGCTGGCACCAACCCCATCGCACCCGGTCTGGAAATGACCCAAGCCTGCGCGATGTTCCCGATGTACCAGACACCTTTCTCGGTGACTGCGCTTGCGTCCTCGGGCATCGAAACCGTGGCTGACATTCCGGCAGGCGCCAAGATCGGCTTTGGCCCGGCAGGCTCCACTTCTGACACTTATTTCCCGCGCATGATGGACACGCTCGGCGTGGAATATGA
Coding sequences within it:
- a CDS encoding zinc-dependent alcohol dehydrogenase family protein; protein product: MKSMTLTSYGADAPFVEAELPRPLATPGHVVLRVKATSVNTIDTMIKGAGKDLPLSPDLPAVLGMDFAGIIEELGEGVTGFAVGDEVYGCAGGLADLQGALAEFMRADARLIAHKPKSLPMREAAALPLVGITAWEGLHRAGVGAGQKVLVQGGAGGVGHLAIQLARHLGAEVSSTGTGDDQLAVIEGYGARAIDFKTQKIEDYVAGQTAGRGFDAVFDTVGGDNLTNSFAATALNGHVVTTVALSEIDLTPAHFSGLSLHVVFMLLPMLHDVNRAVHGQILGNLATLVDEGAVKPLLDEKTFDLGQVGEAYARLQSGQALGKVVIEV
- a CDS encoding TAXI family TRAP transporter solute-binding subunit, with the protein product MKFTAILAASTILAGAAAAQDVDKSDWPSSFTVGTASQGGTYFAYGSGWANLVAKELGLTGGGEVTGGPMQNMALVHTGEAAFGMTTMGPAAESLAGTNPIAPGLEMTQACAMFPMYQTPFSVTALASSGIETVADIPAGAKIGFGPAGSTSDTYFPRMMDTLGVEYERRNGGWTDLGGQLQDGLLDVIAFAAGVPVPAVSQLEVQTDVNIIEFTEEEQAKLLEEFPVSQFDIASSTYTTLEADARSVSMWNFAIANCDLPESFVKAAVDVVMSDNERMKGIHKAAASSLPENWDKNKVLKWHPGAAAWFKENADADISDDMIYGN